One region of Primulina tabacum isolate GXHZ01 chromosome 1, ASM2559414v2, whole genome shotgun sequence genomic DNA includes:
- the LOC142542638 gene encoding protein EXECUTER 1, chloroplastic-like isoform X2, whose product MMASMCPPTVSSSRHKPSFSDSRFRFRFRFSRPSSIALPRFLDSTLFCRCNKVSDGGNSDSPWWDFGMQQTIRNAIKQVEGYFDRKVEAGVAVVEGGEEDEEWDWERWRKHIAEVDEQERMVSVLKSQLASAIKREDYEDAATLKVAIAAAATNDTVGRVISHLKKCVEEERYGDASVLRDYAGTGLVGWWTGISEDSNDPYGRIIHIRAEYGRYIARSYSPRQLATALDGSPLFEVYLTNTAKGHYKQQAVYLKRKGSPQDLYSRSFNSSGKTKNLGSRDAEENKRELFDTSPENSEDGDDRDDDSDFDNVLRDMIPGVKIKVVKVTAEKVDKDMISKVIEQIIDEEEEKDHNLENVGADDEINSDNDDEQSDIELHAGSGVSEDEEQNQIAVEVVVGSGLIPKISRGSHIKDLLRVPAKLEKHGVRSFTFTVEEEAKEHVSSGGRSPLTNRSKVHGQRGIDHVMLDLVKSIRKGKIPLKVLKDVGELINLTLSQARNRQPLSGSTVFNRIDISSSDPLDGLYIGAHGLYTSEVIRMKRRFGQWKEDDSSKKPSNLDFYEFVEAVKITGDPCVPAGQITKQGSGHSNKFVCLSPFFRFLSKR is encoded by the exons ATGATGGCGTCCATGTGCCCGCCCACGGTTTCATCATCTCGCCACAAGCCCAGCTTCTCCGATTCCAGATTCAGATTCAGATTCAGATTCAGCAGGCCATCGTCGATTGCTCTTCCTAGGTTTCTCGATTCTACTCTCTTTTGCCGCTGCAACAAGGTTAGTGATGGGGGGAATTCCGATTCGCCATGGTGGGATTTTGGTATGCAGCAGACGATAAGGAATGCGATTAAGCAGGTAGAAGGTTATTTTGATCGGAAAGTGGAAGCTGGTGTTGCGGTGGTGGAGGGAGGGGAAGAGGATGAGGAATGGGATTGGGAGAGATGGAGGAAGCATATCGCGGAGGTGGATGAGCAGGAGCGCATGGTCTCAGTCCTCAAG TCTCAGTTAGCAAGTGCAATTAAGAGAGAGGATTATGAAGATGCTGCTACTCTTAAGGTTGCAATTGCCGCTGCTGCTACAAATGACACTGTTGGGAGAGTGATATCTCATCTGAAG AAATGTGTAGAGGAAGAACGCTATGGTGATGCATCTGTTTTACGTGATTATGCTGGTACCGGATTG GTAGGATGGTGGACTGGAATTTCAGAAGATTCTAATGATCCTTATGGCCGTATCATTCATATACGTGCAGAATATGGAAGATATATTGCCAGAAGTTACAGTCCACG TCAGCTTGCTACAGCATTGGATGGCTCCCCACTGTTTGAGGTTTATCTCACAAACACTGCGAAAGGCCATTATAAGCAGCAG GCTGTATACCTGAAGCGGAAGGGATCTCCTCAAGATCTTTATTCCCGATCCTTCAATTCATCAGGAAAAACAAAGAACCTTGGCTCTCGCGATGCGGAAGAAAACAAACGTGAGCTGTTTGATACAAGCCCTGAAAATTCTGAGGATGGTGATGATAGGGATGATGATTCtgattttgacaatgtcttgcGAGACATGATTCCTGGTGTGAAAATCAAGGTTGTGAAAGTAACAGCAGAAAAGGTTGACAAGGATATGATATCTAAGGTGATTGAACAGATAATAGATGAAGAGGAAGAGAAGGATCACAACTTGGAGaatgtaggtgctgatgatgaaATCAACAGTGACAATGATGATGAACAGAGTGACATTGAACTTCATGCTGGTAGTGGAGTGAGCGAGGATGAAGAGCAGAATCAAATCGCAGTTGAGGTAGTTGTTGGTAGTGGTCTCATCCCTAAAATTTCTCGTGGAAGTCACATAAAAGACTTGCTCCGAGTACCAGCAAAGCTTGAGAAACATGGTGTGCGGTCATTTACATTTACAGTGGAAGAAGAGGCCAAAGAGCATGTATCTAGTGGTGGACGGTCTCCACTAACGAACAGATCTAAGGTTCATGGTCAACGCGGCATTGACCATGTTATGCTTGACCTTGTGAAGTCTATTAGGAAAGGGAAAATTCCGTTGAAG GTCCTGAAAGATGTCGGTGAATTAATAAATCTAACTCTCAGTCAGGCCCGAAATCGTCAGCCTCTCTCTGGGTCAACTGTATTCAACCGGATtgatatatcatcttcagatcCATTAGATG GACTATACATCGGTGCCCATGGGCTTTACACTTCAGAAGTCATTCGTATGAAACGAAGATTTGGTCAGTGGAAAGAGGATGATAGCTCAAAGAAGCCATCAAATCTTGATTTTTATGAGTTCGTAGAAGCAGTGAAAATAACAGGGGATCCTTGTGTTCCAGCTGGCCAG ATCACAAAACAAGGGTCGGGACATTCAAACAAATTTGTATGTCTCTCCCCCTTTTTTCGTTTCTTATCCAAAAGGTAA
- the LOC142542638 gene encoding protein EXECUTER 1, chloroplastic-like isoform X1, which translates to MMASMCPPTVSSSRHKPSFSDSRFRFRFRFSRPSSIALPRFLDSTLFCRCNKVSDGGNSDSPWWDFGMQQTIRNAIKQVEGYFDRKVEAGVAVVEGGEEDEEWDWERWRKHIAEVDEQERMVSVLKSQLASAIKREDYEDAATLKVAIAAAATNDTVGRVISHLKKCVEEERYGDASVLRDYAGTGLVGWWTGISEDSNDPYGRIIHIRAEYGRYIARSYSPRQLATALDGSPLFEVYLTNTAKGHYKQQAVYLKRKGSPQDLYSRSFNSSGKTKNLGSRDAEENKRELFDTSPENSEDGDDRDDDSDFDNVLRDMIPGVKIKVVKVTAEKVDKDMISKVIEQIIDEEEEKDHNLENVGADDEINSDNDDEQSDIELHAGSGVSEDEEQNQIAVEVVVGSGLIPKISRGSHIKDLLRVPAKLEKHGVRSFTFTVEEEAKEHVSSGGRSPLTNRSKVHGQRGIDHVMLDLVKSIRKGKIPLKVLKDVGELINLTLSQARNRQPLSGSTVFNRIDISSSDPLDGLYIGAHGLYTSEVIRMKRRFGQWKEDDSSKKPSNLDFYEFVEAVKITGDPCVPAGQVAFRAKVGKRYQLPHKGIIPEEFGVIARYKGQGRLAEPGFKNPRWVDGEMVILDGKHIKGGPVVGFVYWAPEFHFLVFFNRLRLQD; encoded by the exons ATGATGGCGTCCATGTGCCCGCCCACGGTTTCATCATCTCGCCACAAGCCCAGCTTCTCCGATTCCAGATTCAGATTCAGATTCAGATTCAGCAGGCCATCGTCGATTGCTCTTCCTAGGTTTCTCGATTCTACTCTCTTTTGCCGCTGCAACAAGGTTAGTGATGGGGGGAATTCCGATTCGCCATGGTGGGATTTTGGTATGCAGCAGACGATAAGGAATGCGATTAAGCAGGTAGAAGGTTATTTTGATCGGAAAGTGGAAGCTGGTGTTGCGGTGGTGGAGGGAGGGGAAGAGGATGAGGAATGGGATTGGGAGAGATGGAGGAAGCATATCGCGGAGGTGGATGAGCAGGAGCGCATGGTCTCAGTCCTCAAG TCTCAGTTAGCAAGTGCAATTAAGAGAGAGGATTATGAAGATGCTGCTACTCTTAAGGTTGCAATTGCCGCTGCTGCTACAAATGACACTGTTGGGAGAGTGATATCTCATCTGAAG AAATGTGTAGAGGAAGAACGCTATGGTGATGCATCTGTTTTACGTGATTATGCTGGTACCGGATTG GTAGGATGGTGGACTGGAATTTCAGAAGATTCTAATGATCCTTATGGCCGTATCATTCATATACGTGCAGAATATGGAAGATATATTGCCAGAAGTTACAGTCCACG TCAGCTTGCTACAGCATTGGATGGCTCCCCACTGTTTGAGGTTTATCTCACAAACACTGCGAAAGGCCATTATAAGCAGCAG GCTGTATACCTGAAGCGGAAGGGATCTCCTCAAGATCTTTATTCCCGATCCTTCAATTCATCAGGAAAAACAAAGAACCTTGGCTCTCGCGATGCGGAAGAAAACAAACGTGAGCTGTTTGATACAAGCCCTGAAAATTCTGAGGATGGTGATGATAGGGATGATGATTCtgattttgacaatgtcttgcGAGACATGATTCCTGGTGTGAAAATCAAGGTTGTGAAAGTAACAGCAGAAAAGGTTGACAAGGATATGATATCTAAGGTGATTGAACAGATAATAGATGAAGAGGAAGAGAAGGATCACAACTTGGAGaatgtaggtgctgatgatgaaATCAACAGTGACAATGATGATGAACAGAGTGACATTGAACTTCATGCTGGTAGTGGAGTGAGCGAGGATGAAGAGCAGAATCAAATCGCAGTTGAGGTAGTTGTTGGTAGTGGTCTCATCCCTAAAATTTCTCGTGGAAGTCACATAAAAGACTTGCTCCGAGTACCAGCAAAGCTTGAGAAACATGGTGTGCGGTCATTTACATTTACAGTGGAAGAAGAGGCCAAAGAGCATGTATCTAGTGGTGGACGGTCTCCACTAACGAACAGATCTAAGGTTCATGGTCAACGCGGCATTGACCATGTTATGCTTGACCTTGTGAAGTCTATTAGGAAAGGGAAAATTCCGTTGAAG GTCCTGAAAGATGTCGGTGAATTAATAAATCTAACTCTCAGTCAGGCCCGAAATCGTCAGCCTCTCTCTGGGTCAACTGTATTCAACCGGATtgatatatcatcttcagatcCATTAGATG GACTATACATCGGTGCCCATGGGCTTTACACTTCAGAAGTCATTCGTATGAAACGAAGATTTGGTCAGTGGAAAGAGGATGATAGCTCAAAGAAGCCATCAAATCTTGATTTTTATGAGTTCGTAGAAGCAGTGAAAATAACAGGGGATCCTTGTGTTCCAGCTGGCCAG GTGGCATTCCGGGCAAAAGTTGGGAAAAGATACCAGCTTCCGCATAAAGGGATAATCCCTGAAGAATTTGGGGTG ATTGCTCGATACAAGGGTCAGGGAAGACTAGCTGAGCCTGGATTTAAGAATCCTCGTTGGGTTGATGGTGAAATGGTTATATTGGATGGAAAG CACATCAAAGGAGGGCCAGTTGTAGGCTTTGTTTATTGGGCCCCAGAATTTCATTTCTTGGTGTTCTTCAATAGATTGAGGCTGCAGGATTGA